Sequence from the Sphingomonas koreensis genome:
GCGGCACGCATTCCCCGACTTCGACGGGAATCTCGCTCTGAAGATCGCCATTGGCGGCGCTCGACAGACGTTCGATCGCCGCGTCGATCGCAGCGGCGGTGGAAGCGATGGTGCGCTCCGCATAGGCCCAGCACATCGCGGCGCAGATGATCGCGGCGATCAGCGCCCGCCCGGCATTCTCGGAGTCGAAATGTCCCTGCGAGGTGGCCGCGAGCGCAAGAATGAACACGAACGCCCCGGCGCAGATCGCAAACACGATCGCACGACTCTTGAGCGAAAATCCGTTCATCGCGGCTGCGCTATCCCCCATTGCCCGGTCTGATGTGGACGAGGGATCGCTATAGGTGCGAAAGGGTTAAAAATTCTGCCGTGGCGCGGGCCGCTGTCGTTTCAGCACGATGTAGAGTGCACCCTGCCCGCCGTGCCGCGGATGGGCGCCCCGCACCGCGGCGATCCGGTCACCATGCCGCGAAGCCGCGAGCCAGTCGCCCACCGCCGCGCGGATCGCGCCGCGCGCATGGGGACGTTCCGATTCCGGGCGCGGCGGCTTGCCGGTGATCAGGAGCAGCACCCGGTCGCCGCGCGCGATCGCCGCCTCCAGCCCGCGGTCGAGCCGGGCATGCGCGCTGGCAAGGGTGTGGCCATGAAGGTCGATCGCGCTTTCGGGTGCCACCAGCCCGCGGCTGAGGCGCCGGTCCCAGCTCGAGTCGAGCGTGTCGGCGGACGGCGGCGCGGGTCGCGGTTTCGGGGCCGGCGCAGGCGGCACGCGCCCTTTCGTTCGCGCAACCGGCATCGGTTCGGACACGACCGGCACGGGCGGCTGCGCCTTTGCCGGAAGAACAGGCTCGCGCACGATCGGCGTCACCGTTGCGATCACGCGCGCCCATAGCGCCCGTTCTTCGGGCGTCATCGTTCGCGGTGGCCGCGCCATCTCAATCGGCGCCGTGGCGCGCCAGCGTTCCCTTGGGCAGCAGCAGCCATGCGGTGCCGCGTGCAGCCATGCCGCCTGCGATCGCGCGCGCATCGTCCCCTGCACCCCAGAAGGTATCGAAACGGTTGCTGCCCTTGATCGCACCGCCGGTATCCTGGTTGACCCAGATGCCGGTCGCATCCTGCCGGTCCATCGACAGGAACACCGGCGCTCCCATCGGAACGAACTTGGGGTCGGCGGCGACGCTGCCGCGCCCCGTGACGGGATAGCCCATCGCGCCCAGCGGCCCGGCGCCGGTCAGCTCGCGGAAGAACACATAGCTCTTGTTCTCGCGCATGATCGCGCGCCCCTCTTCGGGGTTCTTGCGCAGATAGGCCATGATCCCCTGCATCGACCCCTGCCCCTTGGGCAGGATGCCGCGATCGATCATCAGCTTGCCGATGCCGGTATAATCGCGCCCGTTCTGGCTGGCATAGCCGATGCGCATGATCCCGCCATCGGGCAGCCGCAGCCGCCCCGAACCCTGGATCTGCAGGAAGAACAGCTCGACCGGATCGGCTGCCCAGGCGATTTCCAGCCCGCGCCCCTGCAGCGCGCCCTGCTCGATCGCGGTGCGGTCGTAGAAAGGCACGAACTTGGTGCCTTCGACGCGCCCGCGGATCGAGCGGCCCTTGAGATTGTCGGAGAAGGTGCCGAGATCGACATCGATCAGATCCGCGGGACGGCCATAGATCGGCACCTCATAGCCCGAGCGGCGCGTGCGCGATCCGGCGATTTCGGGCTCGTAATAGCCGGTCGCAAACGCCTTGCCGTCGGCGACCTGAACCGCCTCGAAATAGCGGGCGAAAAAGGCGGTGGCATCGCGCGGCTGCGTGGTCCGCGCCGCGTCGCACGCCGCACGCCAGTCCTCCGCGCGCGTGAGACCGCTGGCGTCGGTGCGCTTGACTAGGCTGGGGCAACTGATCCGGAACGCCTCAAGCGCACGCGTCGCACCGATCGCCGTGATCGGAAGCGTAGAAATGTCCGGCCCGGCGACGAGGCCCGCCGATGCTGCGGTGGCGGTGCTGGCGGTGGCGGCGGGCGCAGGCTTGGGAGCGAGCGGGGTCGCAGCGGTCGGCTGACGGACAGGAGGGCCGGACGGCGGCGGGGGCCGCACCGCCCCTGGCCGCGAAGGCACCACGCCCGAAGAACAGGCGCTAACCGCTACGGCAAGCGCCGCTACCCCCCAAGCGCGCATCACTACCCCTCAGGCTTCGTCGGTGTCGCTGAGCTTCCAGTTCGGATCATCGCTGCGCAGATCGCGGCTGAACGTCCACACATCATGCGTATCGACAGCGTCGGTCAGCGATCCGGCGATGACGTTGCCATCCTTGTCGCGGGTCACCGCCGCGATATCGGCATCGAAGCGCATCGTGACGCGTGCCACCCGGCCTTCGACCGCGATCTCGGCGATCACCGCGCGCTCGATCGAGATCAGGCGGTTGTCGAGCGTCTCGCCCGCAGCCTCGCGCGCATCGATCGCAGCGACGAAGCTGTCGCGCACCGAATCCTCGACCAGCCAGGACAGCGTGTCGCGATCCCCCTTCCAGAAGGCTTCCAGGATCATCCGGTAGGCCGACTTGCCGCCCTCGACGAACTGGGCGACGTCGAACGAGGGATCGGCGGCAACCAGTGCGCGAAGTCCACCCTCGGCGCCCGGTTCGACGGTGCGCGGGCCGGCATCGCGAACCTCGGCCGGAATGTCGATCGTGCGCGGCATCGGCGGCACGCCGACACGCTCGTCCGCTGCACGCGGCAGCGGCTGCTGCTCATGACCTGTGCGCTTACCCAGAACCGAATAGAGCCGGAGCGCAAGAAAGGCCGCGATCGCTGCAAACAGGACGACTAGATACACTTTGGACACCTCGTTTCACGCTCCACATAGGCAGGATACGCGCGGTATTCAAATATAGCATGAACAGCTTGATGCGCCGAGCATCATCCACGCCCGTTGAAACGCCGCATCGCCCCTGCTAGGCGCGACCGTCATTCCAACGCGGCGTGCCGCGACATGTATCCCTGAAAAGAAGGACTTTCGAACGATGGACGAGCCGGAAAACGCAGCGCCGCAGGGTGAACCGCTCGCGAACGGCGCCGATACCGCCCCCTCGGTGGGCGTGATCTCGCAATATGTGAAGGATTTCTCGTTCGAGAATCCGAATTCGCCCGCCGTCTATCAGATGCAGGGCCAGCCCCAGTTCGACGTCCAGTTCAACATCGGTTCGGGCGAAGTCGGGCAGGACCTGCACGAAGTCGTCCTCAAGATCGACGTGCGCGCCGAGAATGAGGGCCAGGTCGCGTTCGTCGTCGATCTTTCCTATGCCGGCCTGTTCGCGGTCCGCAACGTTCCGGCAGAGCATCTCCAGCCCTTCCTGCTGGGCGAGGCGCCGCGTCTGCTCTTCCCGTTCGCGCGCCGCGTGCTGGCCGATGCCGTCCGCGACGGCGGCTTCCCGCCGCTGATGCTCGAGCCGATCGACTTCAACGGCCTCTACTACCAGCAGCTCGAGGCGCGTGCCGCCGAGGGCGCCGCCGGGGAAGCCGGCCAGGCCTGAGATTTGGCGAGCCCGCTCGCCCTTCTCTGCCGTCATCCCCGCGAAGGCGGGGATCCATTGACGCTGCCGATGCGGCTCAAGTCGAGACGTCAACTCGAATGGCTTCCCGCCTTCGCGGGAATGACGGCTGAAGGGGCCAGCGACACATGAACCTCGTCCGGGCACTCGGATCGATCGGCGGGCTGACGCTCGCCAGCCGCGTGCTCGGGCTGGTCCGCGATTCGCTGTTTGCGCGCTATGTCGGGGCCAGCTTCGCCTCCGACGCTTTCCTGATCGCCTTCCGCCTGCCCAATCTGTTCCGCGCGCTGTTCGCGGAAGGGGCGTTCAGCGCCGCCTTCGTGCCGATGTTCAGCAAGAAGGTGGGCGAAGCCGGCGGCGATACGAAATCGGCGCTTTCGTTCGCGGAAGAGGCGCTGTCGGTCCTTCTCCCGATCCTGATCCTGCTCACCGCGATCATGGAGATCGCGGCCTACCCCGTCGTCTGGGCGCTGTCGGGCGGGTTCAACGAGGTGACCCCGGGGCAATTCGCATATGCGGTCGAGCTGTCGCGGATCACCTTTCCCTATCTGCTGCTGATCAGCCTCGTCTCGCTGCTGGGCGGCATCCTCAACTCGCTCCAGAAATTCTGGGTCAACGCCGCCGCGCCGATCCTGCTCAACCTGACGCTGATCGCGGCCTTGCTGTTCTTCCACAACGACGACACGCTGCTGACCGCCCGCAACCAGGCCATCGCCGTGACCGTATCGGGCGCGCTCCAGCTGATCTGGCTGTTCCTCGCCTGCCGCGCCAACGGCGTGAAGCTGCGGATCCGCGCGCCGCGCCTGACGCCCGATGTGAAGAAGCTGCTGGCGCTGATCGGCCCCGCCGCTGCGGGCGCCGGCGCGACGCAGATCAACCTCATCATCTCGACCGCGCTTGCAGCCAGCCTGCTGGCCGAGGGTTCGGTCTCGTACATCTACTATGCCGACCGGTTGAATCAGCTGCCGCTGGGGCTGATCGGTATCGGCCTTGGCACCGTGCTGCTCCCCACCATCGCCCGCCAGCTCGGCGCCGGAAACGATGACGCCGCGATGCACACCCAGAATCGCGGCGCGGAGCTGGCGCTGTTTCTCACCCTCCCCGCCACCGCCGCACTGGTGATCTGCGGTGGCCCGATCGTCGCGGCGCTCTTCCAGCATGGCGCGTTCACAGCGGAAAATACGGTCAAGACCGCACAGGCGCTCGCTGCGTTCTCGGTCGGCCTGCCCGCCTATATCCTGGTCAAGGTGCTGACCCCCGGCTTCTATGCCCGATCGGACACCAAAAGCCCGGTGCGCTACGCCACCGCGTCAATCGCGGTGAACCTGATCCTCAACCTCGCGCTGATCGTACCGCTCCAGCATATGGGTCCACCGCTCGCCACCGCGGTTGCCGCCTGGGTCAATGTCGCCCTGCTCTATCGTGCGCTGGCGAAGCGCGGCCATTTCGTCGCCGACGCCCAGCTCAAGCGCCGCGTCTGGCGGCTGGTGGGCGCATCGGTCGCGATGGGCGCGGTGATGTTCTTCCTCAACGACCTGTTCACGCCCTATATCCATGGCGCCTGGACGATCCGCACCGCAGCGATGCTGGTGCTGGTCGGCGCCGGATGCATCGTGTACGCGGTCGCGTGCTTCGGCACCGGAGCGGTCCGGATCGGTGACCTGAAAGCGCTGATCCGCCGCCGTTCCGCCTAGGAACCATCCAAACACAGAGAAGTGCAATGCGCGTCGTTTCCGGCATCAAGCCTACGGGCAACCTCCACCTCGGCAACTATCTGGGCGCCATCAAGCAGTGGGTGGGGATGCAGGCCGATGTCGATGCCGCGGGCGGCGAGAGCATGTACTTCATCGCCGACCTGCACGGCCTGACCGAATGGATCGAACCGGCGGCGCTCCACGCCAACACCTTCGAGATCGCCGCGGCGATGATCGCGAGCGGAATCGATCCCAAGAAATCGATCCTTTTCAACCAGGCGCGCGTCCCTGCGCATAGCGAGCTGTCCTGGCTGCTAAACAACGTCGCGCGCGTCGGCTGGCTCAACCGCATGACCCAGTTCAAGGACAAGGCGGGCAAGAACCGCGAGGGCGCAAGCGTCGGCCTGTACGACTACCCGGTGCTGATGGCGGCGGACGTGCTGATCTACTCGACCACGCATGTACCTGTGGGCGAGGATCAAAAGCAGCATCTCGAGCTTGCCCGCGACATCGCTGCCAAGTTCAACCTGGACTATGGCGTCGAGCTGCTCGTCCAGCCCGAGCCGCTGGTGAGCAAGGAAGCGCCGCGGATCATGAGCCTGCGCGACGCGACGCAGAAGATGTCCAAATCCAACCCCTCGGACGCGGCGCGGATCAACCTGATCGACGATGACGACGCCATCGCCCAGAAGTTCCGCAAGGCGAAGACCGATCCGGAACCACTCGGTGAGACGTTCGAAGACCTCAAGGACCGGCCCGAGGCCAAGAACCTCGTGACGATCTTCGCCGCCCTGTCTGACCGCACCCCGCAGGATGTGGTCGCGGAATATGCCGGTCAGGGCTTCGGCAGCTTCAAGCCCGCGCTCGCCGACCTTGCGGTCGCCAAGCTGGGCCCGATCCGTGACGAGATGGTGCGCCTGACCGCCGATCGCGCCGCGGTCGATGCGGTGTTGCGCGACGGCTCCGACCGCGCCGCCGCCCTCGCCGCGCCGCTGCTGCGCAAGGTGCAGGAGACGATGGGTCTGCTGGTCTGAAATGCGGGCGGGGCGCTAGACCAGCAACAAGCCGGTCGGCGCCCCGATCTGCATCGCAACGATCAGCAGCAACAGCGTCGAAAAGGGCTGCTTGCGCGTCTTGTGCCGGAACAGGCGGCGCGCGAGCAGGGCCGCGGGCGATCCACCGATCAGTGCGAGCAGCAGCAGGTCCGCCTCACGCACGCGCCGCCCGCCGTCGATCGCGCGCCGCTTGTCGTGGCGGAAGGCCAGGAAGGTGACGAAGTTGACGAGCGCGAGGTAGATCGGAATCGCGACGATCAACGGAGTTCCTAGAAGCGGTTCTCGGCGTACATCCGGCAGGCGTCGCCGTCCCACTGGCCGCGATAATGCTCCAGCAGCACTTCCGCGGGTACCTTGCCCGTCCGCACGATCTCGCGCAGCGGATCGAGGAAGCCGCTCTCATTGTCGCCGGCCGAGTTGAGGCGACCACGCGCGGTAAGCCCGGCCCCGGCAATGTCGATCACCTTCCCGGCGATGTCGCGGAGCTTGCCGCCGCCCGGCAGCGGCGCATCGAGACCAAGCTTCGGCACGGAATCGCGCAGCTCCTGCCGCCCGGCCATGTCCCAGCCCTTGACCAGATCCCATGCCGCGTCGAGCGCGCCCTGATCGTAGAGCAGACCGACCCAGAGCGCGGGCAGCGCGCAGATGCGATTCCACGGCCCGCCATCGGCCCCGCGCATCTCCAGGAAGGTCTTGAGCCGCACTTCGGGGAAGGCGGTCGAGAGATGATCGGCCCAGTCGTCGATCGTCGGCTTCTCGCCGGGCAGCACCGACAGCTCGCCCTTCAGGAAATCGCGGAAGCTGAGGCCCGCGGCGTCGATATACTTCCCGTCGCGATAGACGAAGTACATCGGCACATCGAGCGCGTACTCGGCATAGCGCTCGTAACCGAACCCGTCCTCGAACACGAAGGGCAGCATGCCGGTGCGGGCCGGATCGGTGTCGGACCAGATATGGCTGCGGTAGGAGAGATAGCCGTTCGGCTTCTTCTCGGTGAAGGGCGAGTTGGCGAACAGCGCCGTCGCCAGCGGCTGGAGCGCGAGGCCGACGCGAAACTTCTGCGCCATGTCCGCCTCGCTCGAATAGTCGAGGTTCACCTGGATCGTGCAGGTGCGCAGCATCATGTCCAGGCCCAGGCTGCCGACGCGCGGCATGTGGCGCAGCATGATGCCGTAGCGGCCCTTGGGCATGATCGGCAGTTCGGCGCGCGTCTTGTCGGGCCACATGCCAAGGCCGAGGAAGCCGAGGCCCAGCTTCTCGCCCACCGCCTTGACCTGCTGCAGGTGGCGGCCGGTCTCGGCACAGGTCTGGTGAAGATTCTCCAGTGGCGCGCCTGAGAGTTCTAGCTGCCCGGCGGGTTCGAGGCTGACCGTGCCGTCGGGGCCCGACAGCGCGATGACATTGTCGCCCTCGGTCACCGGCGTCCAGCCGAACTGGGTCAGCTCGGCCAGCAGGTCGCGTATGCCGCCCGGCTCGTCATAGGACGGCGCATGGCAGTCCTTGGTCGAATAGACGAATTTCTCGTGCTCGGTGCCGATTCGCCAGCGCTCGGCGGCCTTCTCCCCACCGGCAAAATAATCGAGGAGCTGCTGACGGCTCTCGATGACAGGCGCGTTGCTGCTAACAGCCGTCTTTGTGCTCATGCGCGGCATGTAGGCGCGCGTAACGATCCGCGAAAGAGGGGATGAAACACCCTATTTTCAGTGGATATTACCAGTCTCCCGCCGCGCCCATCCACAGGCTCACCGCCGCCGCCGCCGCGGTCTCAGCGCGCAGGATCCGGGGGCCGAGCGTGATCCCCACCGCCAGAGGCATCGCGCGGATCGCGTCGCGCTCATCGGCATCGAATCCGCCCTCAGGCCCGATCAGGATCGCCGCGGGACCGCGATGTTCACGCATCGCCTCAAGCGCGGGGGCACCGCCGGTTTCGTCGGCAAAGAACAAGGCGCGCTCCGCCGGCCAGTCCTTGAGCATCGCCGCCAGCTTCACGGGCTCGACCAGCTCGGGCAGGGCGGTGCGTCCGCATTGCTCGGCCGCCTCGATCATATGGGTGCGCAGCCGATCGAGGTTCAGCTTGTCGACCACCGCACGCCGCGTCAGCACCGGCGCCAGCCGCGCGACCCCCAACTCGCACGCCTTCTCGGCGACCCAGTCGATCCGTCCCTTCTTGATCGGTGCGGCGCACAGCCACAGGTCGGGTACGGCCTCGCGCACCCGCAGTTGCTCGCGCACCTCCAGCGTCACGTCGCGCTTGCGCACCTCGGCGGCGACCGCCAGCCATTCGCCGGTCGCATCGTCGAACAGCTTGACCGGATCACCCGACTTGAGCCGCATCACGCTCGCCAGGTAATGGCCCTGCGGCCCGTCGATCCGCCGCAGCTCTCCCTCGGTCAACGCGGGTTCGACGAACAGGCGCGGCGTCGATTGCGGCGGCCAGGCGGGGGTAGCGATCACGGGCTCTCCGGAGACTTGCATCGCGGTCTTCTACCGCGATCCGATCGGCACGGAAGCACCTATTCCCTTGGCCAGATTAACCACCTATTGCTCCATCTGGTGGCCGCTGTCTCATAATAGACCGCGACTCCTGCTGCGTTAATCACAAACTATTCTATCAATCTCCGTGAGCTAACCCGAACATCGAGCGCATGGGCAGCTTGACGATTCGCAACGCCGCGCACGTCAGATCGCGACAGGCGATTAACCATTTCACGACTTCGCCGCGCATCGTTCCCGCGATCTTCGCGGTTGCTCTGACCCTTCGCATCCTGAGCGTGGTCTTTCTTCCCATAGAGCCGGATTCGGATGCGCTCTGGTACTTGCTTCGCGCGGGCGAAATGGCGGAGGGCGCGGGATATCAGGAGTCCGGCCATCCCACCGCCTTCTGGCCGGTAGGATACCCCGCGCTGCTCGCCGCAAGCATGACCGTTTTCGGCCCGTCCCTGTTCGGCCCGATCCTGCTCAACCTTGCCGCGGTCGCGCTCAAGCTCTGGCTCATCCTGTGGTTCTCCCGCCGGCTGGAACTGGGCGAGGCGATCGGACGCGGTGCGGCAATGCTCTACGCCCTCTATCCGTCGCATATCGTCTATGTCGGCACGGCAGCGTCGGAGGTCACCGCCACCGCAGTCACGATGGCGGCGATGGCGCTCCTGCTGGCCGCGCGTGGCAGGATCGGGCTCTCGCTGTTCGCAGGGCTGGTGTTCGGCGTCGCCACGCTGACGCGGCCCCAGACCCTCCTGTTCGCGCCGCTGCTCATCGCACTGATGTGGCTGACCCTGCGCAGCTATGGCTGGCGGCGCGCATTGGTCAGCGGAGTTGCCTGCTATGGCGCCCTGATGCTGGTGGTCCTCCCCTGGACCGCGCGCAACGCAATGGTGCTCGGCGCACCCGTCCTCGTCTCCACCAACGGCGGGGTCGCGCTTCAGGCCGGCGCCAACCGGCTTGCCGATGGCGGCTATTTCCAGGTCGAGAAGTCGGCTCTGTGGCAGGATACCGGCATCGATTTCCGCCGCCGCGTTCAGGATCAGGTCGAGATGGACCGCCGGCTCAAGGCAATGGCGATCGACTGGATCAAGGCAAATCCGGCCGACTGGTTCCTGCTCGGCTTTCGCAAGATCGCGGCACTCTGGGGCAAGGACAGCGACGCCTTCTGGTCGCTCGATGCCAGTCACGCGCAATGGAAGCCGGTATGGACCGGCGTGAAGGCGGCGAACCAGCTCTACTATCTCGGCCTGCTCGCACTTGGCGCGCTTGCGCTGTCGATCGGCGCATGCGCGGCGTGGCAGCGCGACATGCGCGTCGCGCCGCTGCTGATCATCGGCGCGATGCCCTTCTTCTGCACCGCCCTCGCCTTCGGCTTCACCGGGCAGACGCGCTATCATTTTCCGGCCATGCCCTTCATGTGCATCGCGGCAGCCTATGCGATCGCACGCCTTTCCCGGGCGCGGCAGGAGGCGCAAAAAACCGCGCTCGCCGGATAATTCGCTGTCCTGGCGCCCCCTGCCTGTGGCAGCAGGACAGCGATATGATGGCTGTTCATGACTGACCCGGCGCAGATCGTCCCCGATACCGAGCATCGCGGCCTTGTCCGTCTGCTTCCCGCCGCCGCGCGACCCTATGCGCTGCTCGCCCGGTTCGACCGGCCGATCGGCTGGTGGCTGCTGTTCTGGCCCGGCGCCTGGGCCATTGCGCTGGCTGGCGGCGCGGTGCAGCGATGGGACCTGATCCTCTGGTTCCTGCTCGGCAGTATCGCAATGCGCGGTGCTGGCTGCGTCTACAACGACATCGTCGACCGCGACCTCGACCGGCAGGTCGCGCGCACCCGCAGCCGCCCGCTCGCCAGCGGCGCGGTAAGCCTCAAAGCCGCGTGGATCTGGCTCGTCTCGCTCTGCCTCATCGGCCTTGTCGTCCTCCTCCAGCTCAACCCTTTCGCCGCGGCCATCGCGCTGGCCAGCCTCGCACTGGTCGCCGCCTATCCGTTCATGAAGCGGATTACCTGGTGGCCCCAGGCATGGCTCGGCCTCGTCTTTTCCTGGGCGGCGCTGGTCGGCTGGGCGGCGATCGCCCGCGAACTGCCCCCGCCCGCCCTGATGCTCTACGTCGGCTGCATCTTCTGGGTGATCGGCTACGACACCATCTATGCGCTGCAGGATGTCGAGGACGATGCGCTGGTCGGGGTGCGTTCCTCCGCCCGCCGGCTGGGCGAGAATGTCCAACTTGGGGTTGCCGCCTTCTACGCCATCGCGATCACGCTGTGGGGTGCAGCACTGTGGCAGGTCCGCCCCGACAAGCTCGCCCTCGCCGCGCTTGCCCCGGCTGCGGTGCACCTGCTCTGGCAGGTCGGCACGCTTGTCCCCGCCGACGGCGCGAATGCGCTTCACCGCTTCCGTTCGAACCGCTTCACCGGCCTGCTCGTCTTCGCCGCCTGTTTCGTCGTCGGGACGACAGCGGTTTGAAGCGCGGGCTTTTGACGTTGGCGCGCCGACTTCCTAGATCGCCGCGATGCTGACCCCCGAACAAGCCCGAGATCGAGTCCAGGATGCCATCGCCCGCGCGCGCAAGGCCGGTGCGGACGCCGCCGACGCAATGCTCTCAGGCGGCGAATCGCTCTCCGTCTCCGTGCGCCTCGGCGCGCTGGAGGATGTCGGCCGGGCCGAGCATGAAGAGCTGGGCCTGCGTGTCTTCGTGGGCACGCGATCCGCCAGCATCTCCTCGACCGATCTGACTCCGGCCGCGCTCGACACGCTTGCCGAACGCGCAGTGGCGATGGCGCGTGAGGCGCCCGAGGATGAATGGGCCGGCCTCGCCCCGGCCGAGCGGCTGCTCAAGGGCAATGTCCCGGATCTCGACCTCGACGACGGCCAGCTGGGCGAGCCTGCCGCACTCAAGGCACGCGCACTCGCCGCCGAGGATGCCGCACGCGCAATCCCCGGCGTCACCAACAGCGAAGGCGGTGGCGCATCGGCCAGCCGCAGCATCTGGGCGCTCGCCACCAGCCACGGTTTTGCCGGCGCCTATGCCGTGACCAGCCACAGCCTGTCCGCCAGCGTGCTTGCGGGCGAGACCGGCGCGATGGAGCGCGACTATGCCCATCACAGCGCACGCCACGCCAGGCATGTCGAATCGCCCGAAGAGATCGGCCGTCGCGCGGGCGAACGTGCGGTCGCCCGCCTGAACCCCGGACGGATGAAGAGCGGCGCGATGCCCGTGGTTCTCGATCCGCGCGTCGGCACCAGCCTGCTCGG
This genomic interval carries:
- a CDS encoding Smr/MutS family protein, with product MTPEERALWARVIATVTPIVREPVLPAKAQPPVPVVSEPMPVARTKGRVPPAPAPKPRPAPPSADTLDSSWDRRLSRGLVAPESAIDLHGHTLASAHARLDRGLEAAIARGDRVLLLITGKPPRPESERPHARGAIRAAVGDWLAASRHGDRIAAVRGAHPRHGGQGALYIVLKRQRPAPRQNF
- a CDS encoding murein transglycosylase A; the encoded protein is MRAWGVAALAVAVSACSSGVVPSRPGAVRPPPPSGPPVRQPTAATPLAPKPAPAATASTATAASAGLVAGPDISTLPITAIGATRALEAFRISCPSLVKRTDASGLTRAEDWRAACDAARTTQPRDATAFFARYFEAVQVADGKAFATGYYEPEIAGSRTRRSGYEVPIYGRPADLIDVDLGTFSDNLKGRSIRGRVEGTKFVPFYDRTAIEQGALQGRGLEIAWAADPVELFFLQIQGSGRLRLPDGGIMRIGYASQNGRDYTGIGKLMIDRGILPKGQGSMQGIMAYLRKNPEEGRAIMRENKSYVFFRELTGAGPLGAMGYPVTGRGSVAADPKFVPMGAPVFLSMDRQDATGIWVNQDTGGAIKGSNRFDTFWGAGDDARAIAGGMAARGTAWLLLPKGTLARHGAD
- a CDS encoding Tim44/TimA family putative adaptor protein, giving the protein MYLVVLFAAIAAFLALRLYSVLGKRTGHEQQPLPRAADERVGVPPMPRTIDIPAEVRDAGPRTVEPGAEGGLRALVAADPSFDVAQFVEGGKSAYRMILEAFWKGDRDTLSWLVEDSVRDSFVAAIDAREAAGETLDNRLISIERAVIAEIAVEGRVARVTMRFDADIAAVTRDKDGNVIAGSLTDAVDTHDVWTFSRDLRSDDPNWKLSDTDEA
- the secB gene encoding protein-export chaperone SecB, with the translated sequence MDEPENAAPQGEPLANGADTAPSVGVISQYVKDFSFENPNSPAVYQMQGQPQFDVQFNIGSGEVGQDLHEVVLKIDVRAENEGQVAFVVDLSYAGLFAVRNVPAEHLQPFLLGEAPRLLFPFARRVLADAVRDGGFPPLMLEPIDFNGLYYQQLEARAAEGAAGEAGQA
- the murJ gene encoding murein biosynthesis integral membrane protein MurJ, with the protein product MNLVRALGSIGGLTLASRVLGLVRDSLFARYVGASFASDAFLIAFRLPNLFRALFAEGAFSAAFVPMFSKKVGEAGGDTKSALSFAEEALSVLLPILILLTAIMEIAAYPVVWALSGGFNEVTPGQFAYAVELSRITFPYLLLISLVSLLGGILNSLQKFWVNAAAPILLNLTLIAALLFFHNDDTLLTARNQAIAVTVSGALQLIWLFLACRANGVKLRIRAPRLTPDVKKLLALIGPAAAGAGATQINLIISTALAASLLAEGSVSYIYYADRLNQLPLGLIGIGLGTVLLPTIARQLGAGNDDAAMHTQNRGAELALFLTLPATAALVICGGPIVAALFQHGAFTAENTVKTAQALAAFSVGLPAYILVKVLTPGFYARSDTKSPVRYATASIAVNLILNLALIVPLQHMGPPLATAVAAWVNVALLYRALAKRGHFVADAQLKRRVWRLVGASVAMGAVMFFLNDLFTPYIHGAWTIRTAAMLVLVGAGCIVYAVACFGTGAVRIGDLKALIRRRSA
- the trpS gene encoding tryptophan--tRNA ligase; the protein is MRVVSGIKPTGNLHLGNYLGAIKQWVGMQADVDAAGGESMYFIADLHGLTEWIEPAALHANTFEIAAAMIASGIDPKKSILFNQARVPAHSELSWLLNNVARVGWLNRMTQFKDKAGKNREGASVGLYDYPVLMAADVLIYSTTHVPVGEDQKQHLELARDIAAKFNLDYGVELLVQPEPLVSKEAPRIMSLRDATQKMSKSNPSDAARINLIDDDDAIAQKFRKAKTDPEPLGETFEDLKDRPEAKNLVTIFAALSDRTPQDVVAEYAGQGFGSFKPALADLAVAKLGPIRDEMVRLTADRAAVDAVLRDGSDRAAALAAPLLRKVQETMGLLV
- a CDS encoding DUF1294 domain-containing protein, with translation MIVAIPIYLALVNFVTFLAFRHDKRRAIDGGRRVREADLLLLALIGGSPAALLARRLFRHKTRKQPFSTLLLLIVAMQIGAPTGLLLV
- a CDS encoding glutamate--cysteine ligase, with the protein product MSTKTAVSSNAPVIESRQQLLDYFAGGEKAAERWRIGTEHEKFVYSTKDCHAPSYDEPGGIRDLLAELTQFGWTPVTEGDNVIALSGPDGTVSLEPAGQLELSGAPLENLHQTCAETGRHLQQVKAVGEKLGLGFLGLGMWPDKTRAELPIMPKGRYGIMLRHMPRVGSLGLDMMLRTCTIQVNLDYSSEADMAQKFRVGLALQPLATALFANSPFTEKKPNGYLSYRSHIWSDTDPARTGMLPFVFEDGFGYERYAEYALDVPMYFVYRDGKYIDAAGLSFRDFLKGELSVLPGEKPTIDDWADHLSTAFPEVRLKTFLEMRGADGGPWNRICALPALWVGLLYDQGALDAAWDLVKGWDMAGRQELRDSVPKLGLDAPLPGGGKLRDIAGKVIDIAGAGLTARGRLNSAGDNESGFLDPLREIVRTGKVPAEVLLEHYRGQWDGDACRMYAENRF
- a CDS encoding 16S rRNA (uracil(1498)-N(3))-methyltransferase, with translation MIATPAWPPQSTPRLFVEPALTEGELRRIDGPQGHYLASVMRLKSGDPVKLFDDATGEWLAVAAEVRKRDVTLEVREQLRVREAVPDLWLCAAPIKKGRIDWVAEKACELGVARLAPVLTRRAVVDKLNLDRLRTHMIEAAEQCGRTALPELVEPVKLAAMLKDWPAERALFFADETGGAPALEAMREHRGPAAILIGPEGGFDADERDAIRAMPLAVGITLGPRILRAETAAAAAVSLWMGAAGDW
- a CDS encoding ArnT family glycosyltransferase; its protein translation is MGSLTIRNAAHVRSRQAINHFTTSPRIVPAIFAVALTLRILSVVFLPIEPDSDALWYLLRAGEMAEGAGYQESGHPTAFWPVGYPALLAASMTVFGPSLFGPILLNLAAVALKLWLILWFSRRLELGEAIGRGAAMLYALYPSHIVYVGTAASEVTATAVTMAAMALLLAARGRIGLSLFAGLVFGVATLTRPQTLLFAPLLIALMWLTLRSYGWRRALVSGVACYGALMLVVLPWTARNAMVLGAPVLVSTNGGVALQAGANRLADGGYFQVEKSALWQDTGIDFRRRVQDQVEMDRRLKAMAIDWIKANPADWFLLGFRKIAALWGKDSDAFWSLDASHAQWKPVWTGVKAANQLYYLGLLALGALALSIGACAAWQRDMRVAPLLIIGAMPFFCTALAFGFTGQTRYHFPAMPFMCIAAAYAIARLSRARQEAQKTALAG